The DNA segment CTCCGGCCTGACGCTGTCGTGGCTGCTGCGGAATCTGAGCAGCCGGCATCCGCGTTCGCTGCGGGTGTGCACGCTGCTGCGCAAGCCCGACGCGCTGGGCGCCAACGTCGACATCGCCTACGTGGGCTTCGACATCCCCAACGACTTCGTCGTCGGCTACGGCCTGGACTACGACGAGCGGTACCGCGACCTCCCCTACATCGGCACCCTGGATCCCCGGGTCTACCAGTAGCGCGGTCAGTCGAGCTGCCAGATCACCGTGACCGAGAAGCTCACCGTCTGCTGGCCGGGTTCCAGCGGCACGGCGGCGGCGCGCGGTGGCCCCGCCGGCCCGCCCTCCGGCGGCGGGTAGCCGGCCGCCTCCGAGATGGACAGGACCTTGCCCAGCTTGAGTCCCGACAGCTGGGCGTACTGCTGAGCACGGGTTTTGGCGTCCTCGAAGGCGCGCGCACGCGCGTCCTTCACCAGCTGGGAGTCGTCGGCGATCGAGTAGTGCACCGACGCGATCCGGGTGGCGTCGCCGCCGGTGCTAACGATGAGATCGAGCAGCCGTGACGCGGCGTCGGTGGGGTGGATCTTGACCTCGAGGGCGTTGTCGGCGCGGTATCCGGTAATGGTGGCGGGTCCGGACGGCTCGGCCCTGCGGTACTCCGGCTGCAGGCTGACCTCGGTGGTGCGGATGTCCGCGCGGTCCAGCCCGGCGCCCACCAACGCGTTGATGACCGCTTGCTGGCGA comes from the Mycobacterium shinjukuense genome and includes:
- a CDS encoding SIMPL domain-containing protein, whose product is MSNVKTPGPARTAAAAALAGLAGLTAATLSGCDSHGSASPGPNPRQVTVFGTGQVRGVPDTLTADLGIEFTAPDATSAMTQTNDRQQAVINALVGAGLDRADIRTTEVSLQPEYRRAEPSGPATITGYRADNALEVKIHPTDAASRLLDLIVSTGGDATRIASVHYSIADDSQLVKDARARAFEDAKTRAQQYAQLSGLKLGKVLSISEAAGYPPPEGGPAGPPRAAAVPLEPGQQTVSFSVTVIWQLD